From Candida dubliniensis CD36 chromosome 7, complete sequence, the proteins below share one genomic window:
- a CDS encoding mitochondrial 37S ribosomal protein MRPS16 (Similar to S. cerevisiae MRPS16), translating into MSSPIMSVAEKTAYKRNMVKIRLARFGRKHQPIYNIVVMKAKKAQQKLPMEVIGTYNPIPVPSSGNDSGLKIKDVSLDLHRTKYWLGMGAVPTPRVTWLLKKVGLLPQFWPKTSALSQHIDKPVVEEIRETQELPVDYVRKRD; encoded by the coding sequence ATGTCGTCTCCAATAATGTCAGTTGCCGAAAAAACGGCCTATAAACGTAATATGGTTAAAATAAGATTGGCACGTTTTGGAAGAAAGCACCAACCAATATATAACATTGTTGTGATGAAGGCTAAGAAAGCCCAACAAAAATTGCCAATGGAAGTCATTGGTACTTATAATCCTATTCCAGTTCCATCTTCGGGTAATGACTCAGGcttgaaaataaaagatGTATCATTGGATTTGCACAGGACAAAATATTGGTTAGGTATGGGTGCAGTTCCTACTCCTCGTGTCACTTGGTTACTTAAGAAGGTTGGGTTATTGCCACAATTCTGGCCAAAGACAAGTGCATTAAGTCAACATATTGATAAACCTGTGgttgaagaaattagaGAAACTCAAGAACTTCCAGTAGATTATGTGAGAAAGAGAGATTAA
- a CDS encoding DNA-binding protein, putative (Similar to Kluyveromyces lactis TRF1): MSKTTVSKKLKLLEKSIYDDLIKKIKELDIDKNTLEKIENVLNKPKRKPPVIPLEKQCGKLTKKGERCRITVCYKRTCWAHLTTAEKEEYRELNKSILILI; this comes from the coding sequence atgctgAAAACTACAGTATctaagaaattgaaattattagaaaagtCTATATACGACGATTTAATCAAAAAGATTAAAGAGTTAGATATAGACAAAAATACATTAGAAAAAATCGAAAATGTATTAAATAAACCTAAGCGGAAACCACCTGTAATTCCATTGGAGAAACAATGTGGTAAATTAACAAAGAAAGGAGAAAGATGTAGAATAACCGTGTGTTACAAAAGAACATGCTGGGCTCACTTAACAACTgcagaaaaagaagaatatagggaattaaataaaagcatattgattttgatttga
- a CDS encoding pre-ribosomal RNA component binding protein, putative (Similar to S. cerevisiae RRP12): MNDNNPDGGLAIDSFELEDKLSKIRSQINSKLENQKHLAIILSAVEENIEEQKNDKTPVAYFVSFLSLLDQCISNDQILDSNLAATTAYFLDLVFPFTPTPLLRSKFNQILAKLAQPLTLENAEAALVRSTIGALESLLLAQDGSSWSSKGQVSPKRAFLALLETSFDPRPKVRKRAQEAVSKILSNPPASPSPTHVAAPLAADAALTQLSNLLNTYKTQKKNKEVNSQIIHVLQLIKMITSTNSWPVNKIEELCDILLEISKTSDQFLVSSAFGAFEGLFQSMTDVIDVEKFTRVLNVIFDLKPSINDTHLAASWLAVVAKALESFALLSAESCVTKLPTVLPIVSSYLASESKDIYSSASQCLIAIVSQSIPDKFLLQPSATNGITSEIYEAVDDTITYINKMIEEILFSIKYQNATKEILEFTTATILKLRSRANPDFLGVLKNVGDLRTNETDNFPYNKEAEDVIAASISSMGPEVVLSVLPLNLTGENGGPGRAWLLPILRDNVRFAELDFYKNSILPNIEFFNSKIEQSDNKESINSKIFQTIVDQIWSLLPHFCDLPKDLTSAFDEAFATKLSDLMFAKVELRVPICHAWRLLVESNVAYRDGALDEDLLMQQEFPKEEARKNVEYLSTIAGNILTVLFNVFTYTVADSRGFVLETIETYLNITPKDELATTFDKVCGMLKQAMDEEAGQTSQQQSKTEIPSTSITMMDLIVAMAKYVPESSHNALFSIFVATVSLAKNPLMQKRAYRIISRMAETETGKQSILKFIGEIERVLIETIEQTHNSARSSRLNAILLVLELLPSTDLYFIPSILQEIIMATKDVNERSRGLSYQILIKMGQKMNDGGVIENSRVPGFDSDVPNSSASLTEFFTMVSAGLAAQNPHMISATITAISCLIFEFKDVLPTDVLLEIASTVELFLTHNSREIAKSAIGFVKVEVLSLPEDMVKQNLSELLSKLMRWSHEHKGHFKSKVKHILERLIRKFGVEEVERCIPEEDKKLVANIKKSRNRAKRKQEAEAEAEGEAASNHNSEKKFVSAYEEALYDSDISEDEVDIYDEDANRQKKAGKSNQFILETGDEPLNLLDRQALAHISSSKPKKFTKQDLQNKKEEFKTKNGKLVFKEDNEEDPLANKGSGIDAYLDAVKQAPIRGQKNKLKFKRSRNEEDNWSDDDAESSPVLKKGKTLGKSKISKPKQKFKAKKKL; the protein is encoded by the coding sequence ATGAATGATAATAACCCTGATGGTGGATTAGCCATCGATTCCTTTGAATTGGaagataaattatcaaagaTCAGATCTCAGATTAATTCGAAACTTGAGAACCAAAAACATTTGGCAATAATATTATCGGCTGTTGAAGAGAACATTGAAGAACAAAAGAATGATAAAACACCAGTTGCCTACTTTGTATCgtttttatctttattagATCAATGTATTTCAAATGATCAAATACTTGATAGCAATTTGGCTGCAACAACCGCATATTTCTTGGACCTTGTTTTCCCATTTACTCCAACACCGTTATTGAGATCAAAgttcaatcaaatattaGCAAAATTGGCCCAACCATTAACATTAGAAAATGCCGAAGCAGCTTTAGTTAGATCTACCATTGGAGCATTAGAGAGTTTACTTTTAGCACAAGATGGATCATCATGGAGTTCCAAAGGTCAAGTTTCTCCGAAAAGAGCATTTTTGGCATTATTGGAGACCTCTTTTGACCCAAGACCAAAAGTCAGAAAGAGAGCTCAAGAGGCTGTAAGCAAAATATTGTCTAACCCTCCTGCTTCTCCATCACCAACACACGTGGCAGCACCTTTAGCAGCAGATGCTGCATTAACTCAGTTGTCAAATCTATTAAATACTTACAAAAcacagaagaagaacaaagAAGTAAATTCTCAAATTATCCATGTTTTgcaattaatcaaaatgaTTACTTCAACCAATTCTTGGCCagttaataaaattgaagagTTGTGTGATATTTTGTTGGAGATTTCAAAGACTTCTGATcaatttttggtttcttcTGCCTTTGGTGCCTTTGAAGGattatttcaatcaatGACAGATGTTATCGATGTTGAGAAATTTACTCGGGTTTTGAAtgttatttttgatttgaaaccATCCATCAATGATACACATTTGGCTGCTTCTTGGTTGGCGGTTGTTGCCAAAGCTTTAGAGAGTTTTGCCTTGTTATCTGCAGAATCCTGTGTTACCAAATTACCTACTGTGTTACCTATTGTTTCATCATACTTGGCATCTGAATCAAAGGATATTTATAGTAGTGCTTCACAGTGCCTTATTGCTATTGTTTCTCAATCAATTCCAGATAAATTCTTGTTGCAGCCATCTGCAACAAATGGAATCACGAGCGAGATTTATGAAGCAGTTGATGACACCATAACATACATTAACAAGATGATTGAAgagattttattttcaataaagtATCAAAATGCTACTAAGGAAATTTTGGAATTTACCACCGCTaccattttgaaattgagaAGTAGAGCCAATCCTGATTTCCTTGGTGTGTTGAAAAATGTAGGTGATTTGAGAACAAACGAAACTGATAATTTCCCTTACAATAAAGAAGCAGAAGATGTCATCGCtgcatcaatttcatctaTGGGGCCCGAAGTTGTTCTAAGTGTGTTGCCATTGAATTTGACTGGTGAAAATGGTGGTCCTGGTAGAGCTTGGTTATTGCCAATCTTAAGAGATAATGTGAGGTTTGCTGAATTGGACTTTTACAAGAATTCTATTTTGCCAAATATCGAGTTTTTCAACTCGAAAATTGAACAATCCGATAACAAAGAGTCTATTAACAGcaagatttttcaaacaattgTGGATCAAATTTGGTCTTTGTTGCCGCACTTTTGTGATTTGCCAAAGGATTTAACTTCTGCTTTTGATGAAGCTTTTGCAACTAAACTCTCGGATTTAATGTTTGCCAAAGTTGAGTTGAGAGTTCCAATTTGTCATGCATGGAGACTATTAGTTGAATCAAATGTTGCCTACCGTGATGGTGCGTTAGACGAAGATTTGTTGATGCAACAAGAGTTCCCAAAGGAGGAAGCACGTAAAAATGTTGAATATTTAAGTACCATTGCTGGTAACATTTTAACTGTCTTGTTTAATGTTTTCACTTATACAGTAGCAGATTCTAGAGGATTTGTTTTGGAGACTATTGAAACCTACTTGAATATCACACCAAAAGATGAATTAGCCACCACATTTGATAAAGTATGTGGAATGTTAAAACAAGCTATGGATGAAGAAGCAGGTCAAACTTCTCAGCAGCAAAGCAAAACGGAAATTCCAAGCACTAGTATTACCATGATGGATTTGATTGTAGCCATGGCTAAATACGTTCCAGAATCTTCTCATAACGCCTtgttttctatttttgttGCTACCGTTTCTTTGGCAAAAAATCCATTAATGCAAAAAAGGGCTTATCGAATTATTTCAAGAATGGCAGAAACTGAAACTGGtaaacaatcaattttgaaatttataGGGGAGATTGAAAGAGTGttaattgaaacaatagAACAAACACACAATTCAGCAAGATCATCAAGACTTAACgcaatattattagtttTAGAATTGTTACCATCTActgatttatattttatcCCATCTATTTTGCAAGAAATCATCATGGCAACCAAAGATGTTAATGAAAGATCAAGAGGGTTGTCATACCagattttaattaaaatggGTCAAAAGATGAATGATGGTGGTGTTATTGAGAATTCTAGAGTTCCTGGTTTTGACTCTGATGTTCCTAATTCATCAGCTTCATTAACGGAATTTTTCACAATGGTTAGTGCTGGTTTAGCTGCGCAAAATCCTCATATGATTTCGGCCACAATTACAGCAATTTCTTGcttaatatttgaatttaaagatGTTTTGCCTACTGATGTGTTATTGGAAATTGCATCCACTGTTGAGCTATTTTTAACTCATAACTCACGTGAAATTGCTAAATCAGCTATTGGATTTGTCAAAGTTGAAGTATTGTCTTTACCAGAAGATATGgttaaacaaaatttgtCTGAATTGTTGAGCAAATTAATGAGATGGTCACATGAACACAAAGGTCACTTCAAATCTAAAGTTAAACATATTTTGGAAAGATTAATTAGAAAGTTTGGTgttgaagaagttgaaagATGTATACCTGAAGAAGATAAGAAATTGGTTgccaatatcaaaaaatctAGAAACAGAGCTAAGAGAAAACAAGAAGCTGAGGCTGAGGCTGAAGGTGAAGCTGCATCCAATCATAATtcagaaaagaaatttgtttCTGCTTATGAAGAAGCCTTGTATGATTCCGATATTTCTGAAGATGAAGTTGATATTTATGATGAAGATGCCAATAGACAAAAGAAAGCTGGCAAGTCTAACCAATTTATATTGGAAACTGGTGATGAGccattgaatttgttgGATAGACAAGCATTAGCCCATATTTCATCCTCCAAGCCAAAGAAATTCACCAAACAAGACTTGCAGAATAAAAAGGAAGAATTTAAGACCAAGAATGGTAAATTGGTCTTTAAGGAAGATAATGAGGAAGATCCATTGGCTAATAAGGGATCAGGTATTGATGCTTACTTGGATGCTGTTAAACAAGCTCCAATTAGAGGtcaaaagaataaattgaaatttaaaAGATCGAGAAACGAAGAAGATAATTGGTCTGATGATGATGCGGAAAGCTCTCCTGTTTTGAAAAAGGGTAAAACTTTAGGTAAATCCAAGATTTCTAAACCTAAACAGAAATTTAAGGCAAAGAAGAAACTTTAG
- a CDS encoding homeodomain-containing transcriptional repressor, putative (In S. cerevisiae: binds MCM1 and ECBs (early cell boxes) in the promoters of genes expressed in M/G1;~Similar to S. cerevisiae YOX1), with protein sequence MMHLQQTPTKRSILPPITPLTNSNNGSKLSLPPLSSILPTAPSSHYRDHPLTTSTPYKAPPLPSINTSVAYQSPSMAYNSYIPTPESATSATSSIASSNKRSFSVLDDSSIMDTSILEERKLKTSSSSSIVSTTSSSPSLSSPASTPTDNKAYAFISHSLATFPSQEPSIDNAPLARRKRRRTSPHELNILNQEFALGTTPNKSRRIQIAKKVSMTEKAVQIWFQNKRQSIRKQSNSEKEITVLPPTPSYPPFQQHQPEQISTLPPPPPVQVQPIQLPIQGQSTPLPKPVNMSPLPITNSYTSMKFKFMPSKSKVTRKLQECKALGDITNLQ encoded by the coding sequence ATGATGCATTTACAACAAACACCAACTAAAAGATCAATCTTACCACCAATCACTCCATTAACCAATTCCAACAATGGTTCAAAACTAAGTTTACCACCTTTATCTTCTATTTTACCAACTGCTCCAAGTAGTCACTACAGAGATCATCCATTGACTACTAGCACCCCATACAAGGCACCACCTTTGCCATCAATAAATACTTCAGTTGCTTACCAAAGTCCATCAATGGCTTACAATAGTTATATTCCAACTCCAGAATCAGCTACTTCCGCTACTTCACTGATAGCTAGTTCCAATAAAAGAAGTTTCTCCGTGCTTGATGATTCGTCAATTATGGATACTAGTATActagaagaaagaaaattaaagaCATCTTCTAgttcatcaattgtttcCACAACTTCTTCATCTCCATCACTTTCTTCACCTGCATCTACTCCTACTGATAACAAAGCTTATGCATTTATTTCACATTCACTAGCTACTTTCCCACTGCAAGAACCTTCTATTGATAATGCTCCATTAGCAAGACgtaaaagaagaagaacttCTCCTCatgaattaaatatattaaatcaagaatttgCTTTAGGGACAACTCcaaataaatcaagaagaattcaaattgCTAAAAAAGTTTCTATGACTGAAAAGGCAGTACAAATATggtttcaaaataaaagacAATCAATTAGAAAACAACTGAATCTGGAAAAGGAAATCACGGTGTtaccaccaacaccaagTTATCCTccatttcaacaacatcaaccaGAACAGATATCAACTTTgcctccaccaccaccagtaCAAGTACAACCTATACAACTACCAATTCAAGGTCAATCAACACCATTACCAAAACCTGTTAACATGTCACCACTCCCGATCACCAATTCCTATACTTCTAtgaaatttaaatttatgCCAAGTAAGAGTAAAGTCACTCGTAAACTACAAGAATGCAAAGCTTTAGGTGATATCACCAATTTACAATAA
- a CDS encoding mitochondrial 54S ribosomal protein YmL6 (Similar to S. cerevisiae YML6): MFKQSIRSLATKSPISSATATSSTTTTASLNFSKPPSYTLAQLREFPSLEPKTFIPLPTNFFNTEKPIRRDILWSCVTYEADKARVGSNYVILKSDSPYSNRKLRPQKGSGRARLGDANSPHMDNEIKAHAIKGPHDWSTDLPSKIYSRGIQNAFTMHYKQGNLNIVENELNFQYGYDIITQSFVSIHNLNKLNLLFITNEPRDNLMESIKQFYINDKEFNSLNKKEKPKYLQKLKGKVLTKEDVEVRDILRAHRVFIESSALQWFITKHSV, translated from the coding sequence ATGTTCAAACAATCCATACGTAGTCTAGCTACCAAGTCTCCAATTTCAAGTGCTACTGCCACTTCttctaccaccaccactgcttcattgaatttttcaaaaccaCCATCTTATACATTAGCTCAATTACGAGAATTTCCAAGTTTAGAACCAAAAACATTTATTCCTTTACCAAcgaattttttcaatacaGAAAAACCTATTCGTAGAGATATATTATGGAGTTGTGTTACTTATGAAGCTGATAAAGCTAGAGTAGGATCAAATTATGTCATATTAAAATCGGATTCACCTTATTCTAATCGTAAATTACGTCCTCAAAAAGGTTCTGGACGAGCTCGTTTAGGTGATGCTAATTCTCCTCATATggataatgaaattaaagcTCATGCTATAAAGGGACCTCATGATTGGAGTACTGATTTACCAAGTAAAATATATTCACGTGGTATTCAAAATGCTTTCACAATGCATTATAAACAAGgtaatttaaatattgttgaaaatgaattaaatttcCAATATGGTTATGATATTATAACTCAACTGTTTGTTTCAATacataatttgaataaattgaatttattatttataactAATGAACCAAGAGATAATTTAATGGAAAgtattaaacaattttatattaatgataaagaatttaattcattgaataaaaaagaaaaaccaaaatatttacaGAAATTAAAAGGTAAAGTATTGACAAAAGAAGATGTTGAAGTTAGAGATATATTAAGAGCTCATAGAGTATTCATTGAATCTTCAGCTTTACAATGGTTTATCACCAAACATTCGGTTTAA
- a CDS encoding 60S acidic ribosomal protein P0 (Similar to S. cerevisiae RPP0), with protein sequence MGGAREKKVQYFTKLRELLEEYKSIFVVGVDNVSSQQMHEIRKALRGDAVVLMGKNTMVRRAIRGFLSELPEFEKLLPFIKGNVGFIFTNSDLKTIRDTVVSNVVAAPARAGAVAPKDVWIPAGNTGMEPGKTSFFQALGVPTKIARGTIEIVSDVKVVEQDAKVGPSEATLLNMLNISPFTYGMSVVQVYDNGQVFPSSILDITDDELISHFVSAINTIASISLAVGYPTLPSVGHSIINNYKNVLALSIATDYTYEGSEAVKDRLANPEAYAAAAPAAAAAGGAAEEAATEEAAADEEESDDDMGFGLFD encoded by the coding sequence ATGGGTGGTGCtagagaaaagaaagttCAATACTTTACCAAATTAAGagaattattagaagaatACAAATCTATCTTCGTCGTTGGTGTTGATAATGTTTCTTCCCAACAAATGCATGAAATCAGAAAGGCCTTAAGAGGTGATGCCGTCGTCTTGATGGGTAAAAACACCATGGTCAGAAGAGCTATCAGAGGTTTCTTGTCTGAATTAccagaatttgaaaaattgttgcCATTCATCAAAGGTAACGTTGGTTTCATTTTCACTAACAGTGATTTAAAAACTATTAGAGACACTGTTGTTTCTAATGTCGTTGCTGCTCCAGCCAGAGCTGGTGCCGTTGCTCCAAAGGATGTTTGGATTCCAGCTGGTAACACTGGTATGGAACCAGGTAAGACCTCTTTCTTCCAAGCTTTGGGTGTCCCAACCAAGATTGCCAGAGGTAccattgaaattgtttccGATGTTAAAGTCGTTGAACAAGATGCTAAAGTTGGTCCTTCTGAAGCCACTTTGTTGAACATGTTGAACATCTCTCCATTCACTTATGGTATGTCAGTTGTTCAAGTTTACGACAATGGTCAAGTCTTCCCATCATCCATCTTGGATATCACCGATGACGAATTGATCAGCCATTTCGTTTCTGCTATCAACACCATTGCTTCTATTTCTTTGGCTGTTGGTTACCCAACCTTGCCATCTGTTGGTCACtccatcatcaacaactacaaGAACGTCTTGGCTTTATCTATTGCCACCGACTACACTTACGAAGGTTCTGAAGCTGTTAAAGACAGATTAGCCAACCCAGAAGCTTACGCTGCTGCTGCTCCAGCTGCCGCCGCTGCTGGTGGTGCTGCCGAAGAAGCTGCCACTGAAGAAGCTGCTGccgatgaagaagaatctGATGACGATATGGGTTTCGGTTTATTCGATTAA
- a CDS encoding vaculoar endopolyphosphatase precursor, putative (In S. cerevisiae: role in phosphate metabolism;~Similar to S. cerevisiae PPN1), whose product MEKLRSKGMTARQYLLLTFIITFLVLVSTYLYCPDYNIKNSFLSKTNKPYLSIKTLDLNDTQIDDLKRLGLTPKKSVEIVKPDNSKQTIHGRFLHITDFHIDHHYQKGSDIGKVCHGGKGKASKYGDAILGCDSPPILVEETFKWITENLIDKIDFIVYTGDSARHDNDRDYPRTRRHIFDMNKEISDKFVTLTSESDGQPLIYPVSNNDIMPHNLMDIGPSLQTRELFEAWRPFIPQVQMHTYLMGAYYFQEVIPNQLAVLSLNTMYWFDSNPMVDDCDNRKDPGYKLFEWLGYVLKEMRARNMKVWLCGHVPPNEKNYDTTCLRKYIAWTHEYRDVIVGGLYGHMNLDHFIPLDSVQAYKSIRKDFKDEFEQKTIFNVDDEEEHALEDSNLYKALDENFSDKFFRVTGGVPNNKVRYLETLRRELYAPLKGKKKSGNHFERYSIAHVTASIIPTFNPGMRVWEYNITDLENKLEQVQFEPWDKFFAGVERMIEVQSNYDEQDEDPVNYWGEIDDITIEKKRKKHKKKNKKKKKDHTFPKPMPENLSLGPAYIEQTFTPERYVQYYADLENINKGDKKFGYEIEYSTDDSLYGLKALTVKEWIKFGRTLGEPVKNIENKTKKKKGKGKKKNSKKYKKLQQIWNNYLKHAFISSDYERKGYG is encoded by the coding sequence ATGGAAAAACTTAGATCTAAGGGAATGACTGCCCGTCAATATCTATTGTTAACCTTCATTATTACATTTCttgttttggtttcaaCCTATCTATATTGCCCTGATTACAACATCAagaattcatttttatcgAAAACCAATAAACCATACTTATCTATAAAGACATTAGACTTGAATGATACCCAAATCGACGATCTCAAACGTTTGGGGTTAACTCCGAAGAAATCGGTCGAGATAGTGAAACCAGATAACAGTAAGCAGACTATTCATGGAAGATTCTTACACATTACTGATTTCCATATTGATCATCATTACCAGAAAGGTAGTGATATTGGCAAAGTTTGTCATGGTGGTAAAGGAAAAGCTAGTAAATATGGGGATGCCATTTTGGGTTGTGATTCACCTCCTATTCTTGTTGAAGAAACATTTAAATGGATCACTGAAAACCTTATTGACAAGATAGATTTTATTGTGTACACTGGTGATTCAGCTAGACATGATAATGATAGAGATTATCCTAGAACTAGACGACACATTTTCGATatgaataaagaaataagTGATAAATTTGTCACGTTGACTTCAGAATCTGATGGCCAGCCTCTTATTTACCCAGTGTCCAATAATGACATAATGCCTCATAATCTTATGGATATAGGTCCTTCTTTACAAACTAGAGAATTATTCGAAGCTTGGAGACCATTCATTCCTCAAGTTCAAATGCATACTTATTTGATGGGAGCATACTATTTCCAAGAAGTGATTCCTAACCAATTAGCAGTTTTATCACTCAACACAATGTATTGGTTTGACTCTAACCCTATGGTTGATGATTGTGATAATAGGAAAGATCCAGGATATAAACTATTTGAGTGGTTAGGGTATgttttaaaagaaatgagGGCCCGTAATATGAAAGTATGGCTTTGTGGTCATGTACCACCCaatgaaaagaattatGACACCACTTGTCTTCGTAAATACATTGCTTGGACCCACGAATATAGAGATGTCATAGTAGGAGGTTTATATGGTCATATGAATTTAGATCATTTTATCCCGTTGGATTCAGTACAAGcttataaatcaattagaaAAGATTTTAAAGATGAGTTTGAACAGAAAACTATATTTAATGTGGATGACGAAGAGGAACATGCATTAGAAGATTCTAACTTATACAAGGCCTTGGATGAAAATTTTAGTGACAAATTTTTTAGAGTTACTGGTGGGGTCCCGAATAATAAAGTGAGATATTTGGAAACACTTAGACGAGAATTGTATGCACCATTAAAGGGGAAGAAGAAGTCCGGGAATCATTTTGAAAGATATTCCATAGCTCATGTTACTGCGTCAATCATTCCTACTTTCAACCCAGGTATGCGAGTGTGGGAATATAACATTACTGATTTGGAGAATAAGTTAGAGCAAGTTCAATTTGAACCGTGGGATAAGTTTTTCGCTGGTGTTGAACGAATGATTGAAGTACAATCCAATTACGATGAACAAGACGAAGATCCCGTGAATTATTGGGGAGAAATAGATGATATaactattgaaaaaaagaggaagaaacacaagaaaaagaataagaaaaagaagaaagatcATACATTCCCTAAACCTATGCCAGAAAATTTATCCCTCGGTCCTGCTTATATCGAGCAAACATTTACCCCTGAGAGATATGTACAATACTATGCCGACTTAGAAAACATCAATAAGGGGGACAAAAAATTTGGTTACGAAATCGAATATAGCACTGATGATTCCTTATATGGATTAAAGGCATTGACAGTTAAAGAATGGATAAAGTTTGGTAGAACATTAGGAGAACCAgtaaaaaatattgaaaataaaaccaaaaagaagaaagggAAGgggaagaaaaagaatagtaaaaaatataaaaaattacaacaaatttggaacaattatttgaaacatGCATTTATTAGTTCAGATTATGAACGTAAAGGATACGGTTAA
- a CDS encoding 40S ribosomal protein S18 (Similar to S. cerevisiae RPS18;~spliced gene), whose translation MPLVVQEQGSFQHILRLLNTNIDGRIKIMYALTKIRGVGRRYANLVCKKADVELTKRAGELTQEELERIVTIMQNPTNYKIPAWFLNRQKDQVDGKDYHVLANNLESKLRDDLERLKKIRSHRGIRHFWGLKVRGQHTKTTSRGR comes from the exons ATGCCATTAGTTGTCCAAGAACAAGGTTCATTCCAACACATTTTACG ttTGTTAAACACCAACATTGATGGTAGAATCAAGATCATGTACGCCTTGACCAAGATCAGAGGTGTCGGTAGAAGATATGCCAACTTGGTTTGTAAAAAAGCCGATGTTGAATTAACCAAAAGAGCTGGTGAATTGACccaagaagaattggaaagaaTTGTCACCATTATGCAAAACCCAACCAATTATAAAATCCCAGCTTGGTTCTTGAATAGACAAAAAGATCAAGTTGATGGTAAAGATTACCATGTTTTAGCTAACAATTTGGAATCTAAATTGAGAGATGATTTGGAAagattgaagaaaattaGATCTCACAGAGGTATTAGACACTTCTGGGGATTAAAAGTTAGAGGTCAACATACTAAAACTACTTCTCGTGGTcgttaa